The genomic window ATCGGCGCGTTGTAACGCAGGGCGAGTTCGGCGATGGCTGGCGCGGTCATCGCTGGTTTTCCAAAAAAAGGCACTTCAATACCATCATTCATTTTTTGATCAACTAGCATTGATATAGCTTCATTATTCTTAATAGCGCGGGCGATTTTTACTGCGCCTTGCCTGCCTTTAGGAATAAGATTAAGACAGCGGCTTCTGCGAATTTTTGCGATCATCTCATCAACTATCCGGTTATTTGCCTCACGGTAAACACCGGTTATTGGACGACCACAAATCTGCGCGACAACGGCAAGTAATTCCCAGTTACCGATATGACCGGAAAACATAAAAGCTGGTTTGCCGCTGACCGGTAAATTTTCCTGACCCCTTACGGTTATTCTGGTTTCTACATAGCTTTTTTGCAAGTGGGATAGCTCAGCGGCGGTTCTGCCTAGATTATCCCACATCTTGTTCAATAATTTATCTTTATCTTTTTCGCTAAGAGTAGGAAATACCATAGACAAATTCTTTTTCGCTGTTTTATGGGCGGAAAGAGAAGGACCTATCGCTTTTGCCATCAGACCACCCATTTTTGACGCTGTATCAAAAGAGAATAAGCGGAAGGCGGTAAACAGCATATGCAAGACAAAAGCTTCAAGAAAATGTTCAATTTTTTTTATCATTTTTCTCTGGTAATATATCTTCTATTAATTCCTCTAAATGGGCTTTATTTTCAAATATCAACTCCATTTCCGCTATTTTAATAGATTCCATCTCTTGTTTGAACTGTTTTTTCATACGGGCAGCATCCTTACTGGTAGTAACCAATTCCGCGTTATGTTTTTTCGCCTCTCTAAACAAGAAAAGTAAATCCTTTTCTTTGTAAGGATAGTGGTCAGGATAATCTACAGCCCTAATAATATCAGCGCCAACCTCTCTTAACATATCAAAGAATTTGGTGGGGACGGCTATACCACAAAAAGCGATGATTCGCTTTCCTTTAAGAGCGAGCATAGAATCCTTCGCTTTTGAGCGGGCGATTAGCATAGATGTATCCGGCATGGCAGTTGGTATAAAATTCGCCGGATTTACGATGATAACCGCGTCCGCCTTATTAAGACCTGCCGCTACCGGTTCACGCAGGGGACCCGCCGGCAATAATCTTTCATTGCCAAAACCAAGTCTTCTATCAGTAACTATAAAAGATAGATCTTTCTCAATGGATGGATTCTGCAATCCGTCATCCATTATAATAAGCTCAGCGCCTTGCTCTATAGCAAATTTTGCCACCTCAAGGCGGTTTTTACCGATAATAGTCGGCAGTATCTCCGCAAGTAGCAACGGCTCATCACCAACTAATTCCGCTCCATGTATATCCGCATCCACCCTGATCGCTGATTTTTGACTGCCACCATAGCCACGACTGATAAAAAAAGTGTTTACTCCCTTATTTTTTACCAGCTCACCTATATATAAAGCGACAGGAGTTTTCCCAGCTCCTCCGACACTTATATTTCCTACACAAATAACCGGAACAGGTAATTTCTCAGGTTTTATACGACCATATAACAATCTACCGACCAAGTAATATAACCATGAAAATGGAACCAGAATAAGCGATAACAAGGTAGATAACTTGGTTTTAGAATTCCAAAATTTAGGAGCTTTCATTTTCATATGATTTTTACTCTTTCTCCAGAGTAACCGGAGTAAAAATCGGAGCGAGTGTTTTTATTATTCTCTCTATCGCTCCAGTCTTGGTGTTAAGCCATTCTTTGGTCGCTATTAATGTATCAGTTATCCGGTCAGAATCCTTTATTAAAGTGGCTACTTGCTCTGTTAGTTCTGTCGCGTTTTTAACTCGCACGCATATCTTAAGCTCTTCCATCTCATTATACATATCCAGAAAATTCTTAGTATGAGTTCCGGTTATTATGCAGCAGCGCAGTCGTGCCGGTTCTAGTGGATTCTGCCCGCCATGCTCAATAAGTGATCCACCCATAAACACCACTTCACATAACCGGTAAAACAAACCTAACTCGCCGAGAGTATCAGCTATATAAAAATTCGTGTCAGCTTCTATTTTATCACCTCGTGAGCGCAAGGAAACCTTGCCGTAAGCGGAAATGGTTTTGGCTATTTCCTCACCACGTTGTGGGTGGCGAGGAGCGATAATAGTAACTATATCAGAATATTTTTTTATAAGAGGGGCGCAAGCAGCAGCGATTTGCTCTTCCTCATTGTTATGCGTGCTGGCGGCAAGCCAAACTGGTCTTTCCCCTATTTGTTTTTTCATAGCGGCGAGCTCTGATTCTAGGCAAGGAAGCACCGATGAGTCATATTTAAGATTACCGGGATAAATAGAGTCTTGTGCTCCAAGCGCCTTAAAACGCTGGCTATCAAGAGGAGTTTGCGCGAACACCACACTAAAGCAATTAAGCATATCAAAGATCATCAGCGTAGCGTATTTCTGCCACATATTGTAAGATTTTTCGGACATTCTGCCATTTATTATTACCATGAAACAGCCACGTGCCCGCGCGTTCATCACTAGGTTTGGCCATAATTCTGACTCAATCCAAAACCCAATATCAGGTCGGAAATGGCGTAGGAATTTATTAGTCGCCTCATCAGTATCTACCGGCACGAATTGGTGAAGTACATTAGGAAGACGTTTTTTAACCAACTGCGCTGAGGTCACTGTACCGGTGGTAAGCAGGATCTTAACATCTGGAAATTCAGCGTTTATTTTTTCTATTAACAGTAAAACCGAGTTTACCTCACCGACACTTGCCGCATGCATCCAAAGCAGTACGCCTTTTGGACGTTTTATCTTGTAATTTCCCAGCCTTTCACCAACCCTGTTTTTATCCTCTTTTCCTTTATACTGGCGGATTTTAAGCCAGATATAGATGGCAGGAGCGCATAAGATAGTAGCTATCTTATATGTTCTATAGCTTATCTGCATTTTTTTCTGTCCCACCTAACGTGCTCGCCTTTTTGGTTAACTCATTCATTGCTTTTTCAACCAATATCCGGCCCTCTTCATTCGCTATCTTTATGTCTATTGGTTGTCCGATACAAAAATATATCCGGCTAAAAATTTTAGCTAGCATAAATTTATCCCAGCTTCTTAGTCTTTTATGCTTGGTGGCGTAGAAAGTGACCGGTATTATCGGTAGTTTAGAGAGTTTTGCTATGGTAACTATTCCCATTGCCGCTGTTTGATTAGGACCACGCGGTCCATCAGGGGTTATGCTGACATTATCACCATTTTTAAGCAGGCGTATTATATCACGCACCGCTTCCGTCCCACCCTTGCTGGAAGATCCTTTCACCGTATCCTGCCCAAAACGCTTTATTACTTGTGATATTAGCCTACCATCACTATGGTCAGAAATAAGCACATGCATTTTGCGCTGAGGATTAACTGCTGGAAGTAACATCATTCGTCCATGCCAGAAAGCGAAAATAGCATTTTTCTTGCCATCCATAAAAATTTTTGCCTCAGGATGTATATAAAATTCTTTTTTTGCTGTAAGCATTACTAGGCGGATGTAAAACGCCAACATATGGCTTAAAATAAACTGTGTGAGCGGTTCTTTGAGCAGGCTCTTAAGCTTAAGTGATGCCATACCCGCCTCTTTACTGCCTATTTTTCGGGAATAAAGAAATAATTATCATCAGCGGCAATCCCAAAATATTTATGGTGGTGGTGGTAAGTATCGCTATTAATACCGAATCTGAAAGATTTTGTTTGTATAATGTATATGCTATTATAAGAGCGACGCATATCAAATATATTGATACCACCCACATTACCCAGCGACACATTCTGATCCTTAAGTTAGAGGTCGCTTGCTTAGCGTCATTACTAAGCTTATGCTCGCGTAATTCCTGTTCTTTTTTCAAATTATCAGACTCAGGAACAGGAGGAGTGGTATATTTTCTACCTTTAATTTTGGTAAGCAGAGCGGTTACGTCAATATTATCATCCACTACCATTTACCTTTATATTTAACTATCGCCTGTTTCGCCCTTTCTCTGATTAAAGAATCATCCATAGGAGAGTTCTCTCCCTGATCATAAGCATGACACCAAGGGCTACCATCTTCATGAGTAATATCGCTCAGTTCCAGACCGCTTTTATCTTTATATACCGCCCATACAGCGCTTAGTAGCTGAATAATATCATCATCGCCATTTTTGATTATGGGATAAGAGATCTCTCCAGTTTTCATCGCGAAATTCATTGAGAAAAAATCAATTGGATCATTAGCCGCCCGCTTGAACTCATGATATATGGAAGGAATAACCGGTCCATAACGCCACGCCTCAATCTTCTCAGAAAACAGCTTTTTGCCAAACAAAGCGTAATACCAAGCATAGCTGAAATAAACTAACTTTATCAGCTTCATTGTGGTTAAATCCTCAACATTTTCCTGCTTCGCCAGCCACAGAAAATAATTCGCTATGTGAGAGGGTAGGTAAGGAGGTTCGCTATCTTGTTCGTTCATAGTTATATTGTGGTGAATATTAGTGGTTAAGCCTATAGCATATTAATATAATTTTGTTAAGTAAAACAGATATAAACTACTATAACATAGGGAATTGTAGCAAATAGCTATAAGTTATGGACTAGAGTCTGGGGACTAGGAAAAAAGAAGCACGACCAGTATGTCGTGCGAGCCATCAGCCAGCGAAGCTGTATCCCTGTGAAAGATAGCAGTCTTTCACAGGGATAATATAAAAACCTCGTCATTCTGTGATCCACAAGACCGCATAGAATCTCAGAGTTATCTGAGCTTCTTCTCCAGATGTCACGACAAGTGTGGCATGACGATGTCAAATACTATTCAAAATTATTAGAATAAAGCTGATAATACTTACCTTTTTTTGTAAGCAGGCTTTCGTGATTACCGCTTTCAATTATTTTACCATCTTCCATAACATAAATTAT from Rickettsiales bacterium includes these protein-coding regions:
- a CDS encoding lipid A biosynthesis lauroyl acyltransferase (Acylates the intermediate (KDO)2-lipid IVA to form (KDO)2-(lauroyl)-lipid IVA), whose product is MIKKIEHFLEAFVLHMLFTAFRLFSFDTASKMGGLMAKAIGPSLSAHKTAKKNLSMVFPTLSEKDKDKLLNKMWDNLGRTAAELSHLQKSYVETRITVRGQENLPVSGKPAFMFSGHIGNWELLAVVAQICGRPITGVYREANNRIVDEMIAKIRRSRCLNLIPKGRQGAVKIARAIKNNEAISMLVDQKMNDGIEVPFFGKPAMTAPAIAELALRYNAPIIPARAIRMGGANFEVTIYKPIEYNKTGDKEKDARNIMLKINETLEEWIREYPEQWFWVHKRWPKE
- a CDS encoding lysophospholipid acyltransferase family protein, which encodes MASLKLKSLLKEPLTQFILSHMLAFYIRLVMLTAKKEFYIHPEAKIFMDGKKNAIFAFWHGRMMLLPAVNPQRKMHVLISDHSDGRLISQVIKRFGQDTVKGSSSKGGTEAVRDIIRLLKNGDNVSITPDGPRGPNQTAAMGIVTIAKLSKLPIIPVTFYATKHKRLRSWDKFMLAKIFSRIYFCIGQPIDIKIANEEGRILVEKAMNELTKKASTLGGTEKNADKL
- a CDS encoding DUF4065 domain-containing protein, with the translated sequence MNEQDSEPPYLPSHIANYFLWLAKQENVEDLTTMKLIKLVYFSYAWYYALFGKKLFSEKIEAWRYGPVIPSIYHEFKRAANDPIDFFSMNFAMKTGEISYPIIKNGDDDIIQLLSAVWAVYKDKSGLELSDITHEDGSPWCHAYDQGENSPMDDSLIRERAKQAIVKYKGKW
- the lpxK gene encoding tetraacyldisaccharide 4'-kinase; this translates as MKMKAPKFWNSKTKLSTLLSLILVPFSWLYYLVGRLLYGRIKPEKLPVPVICVGNISVGGAGKTPVALYIGELVKNKGVNTFFISRGYGGSQKSAIRVDADIHGAELVGDEPLLLAEILPTIIGKNRLEVAKFAIEQGAELIIMDDGLQNPSIEKDLSFIVTDRRLGFGNERLLPAGPLREPVAAGLNKADAVIIVNPANFIPTAMPDTSMLIARSKAKDSMLALKGKRIIAFCGIAVPTKFFDMLREVGADIIRAVDYPDHYPYKEKDLLFLFREAKKHNAELVTTSKDAARMKKQFKQEMESIKIAEMELIFENKAHLEELIEDILPEKNDKKN
- a CDS encoding 3-deoxy-D-manno-octulosonic acid transferase produces the protein MQISYRTYKIATILCAPAIYIWLKIRQYKGKEDKNRVGERLGNYKIKRPKGVLLWMHAASVGEVNSVLLLIEKINAEFPDVKILLTTGTVTSAQLVKKRLPNVLHQFVPVDTDEATNKFLRHFRPDIGFWIESELWPNLVMNARARGCFMVIINGRMSEKSYNMWQKYATLMIFDMLNCFSVVFAQTPLDSQRFKALGAQDSIYPGNLKYDSSVLPCLESELAAMKKQIGERPVWLAASTHNNEEEQIAAACAPLIKKYSDIVTIIAPRHPQRGEEIAKTISAYGKVSLRSRGDKIEADTNFYIADTLGELGLFYRLCEVVFMGGSLIEHGGQNPLEPARLRCCIITGTHTKNFLDMYNEMEELKICVRVKNATELTEQVATLIKDSDRITDTLIATKEWLNTKTGAIERIIKTLAPIFTPVTLEKE